Part of the Caulobacter sp. SL161 genome is shown below.
CGCGGCTGGCTTAATCCCGTTGCCGGACGCGCCCGGTCCTCCTACATCTTGGCCAACCGCCCGGAAGCTTCCGGGCCTGAACCCTATTGCGTCCTCCGCGCCGGACTCCGCCGCGCGACGCCAGACTGGAGCAGACCATGAGCACCGTTGCGGTGACCGACGCCACCTTCGAAGCCGACGTCCTGAAGTCGAGCAAGCCCGTGCTCGTCGACTTCTGGGCCGAATGGTGCGGTCCGTGCAAGCAGATCGCCCCGGCGCTGGAGCAGCTTTCGGAAGAGCTGGCCGACGTGGTGACCATCGCCAAGGTCAATATCGAGGACAGCCCGACCACCCCGTCGCGCTATGGCGTTCGCGGCATCCCGACCATGATGCTGTTCCGCGACGGCCAGATGACCTCGATGAAGGTCGGCGCCATGCCCAAGCAGAAGATCCTGGAATGGCTGAACGAAGCCGGCGTCCAGCAACCGGCCTGATCGGCCCGATCGCCTGAATTGAAGACGCCCGCTCCGGTTCGCCGGGGCGGGCGTTTTTCGTTGTGATATCCCGACCTTCCCGGCGAATGCCGGGATCCAGATCAAACCCCGTGACCCGTCATATGCGGTACGGACGGCTGGCGCGAACCCGCTCAAGGCTCAGGATGTATCTGGGCCCCGGCATTCGCCGGGGAATTCGGACAAGGGCGGGGCTTACTTCTTCCCCGTCACGATAAACGGCGAGACCGGCGCGGGCGGCGGCTTCTTTTCGGCCTTCGGTTTGCGGATTTCCTTGTTGGACTTCTTCTGACCCTTGGCCATCGGCGGTTCCTGCCAGGACGGGCGCGCGTGCCGGGGATGTCCAGCGGGCCGAGCCGCCCTATCGGCGTGAGGTCAGCCTTACGCGGTTAGGTCGGCCAAGTCTCTGGACTCATCGCCAGGACCTCGCCGGCCAGATACAGCGAGCCGCAGATCAGGACGTGCGGCGTGGGCTCCAGTTCCAGGGCGTGATCGAGCGCTTCGGCCACCGAATCGCAGGCGCGGGCCCGCAGGCCGGCCAGTTCGGCGGCGGCGGCCGTGTCGGCGGCGCTGGCGGCGGCGTGGCCCTCGAAGGTCACGGTGAAGACCTTGGTCGCCACGCCCCGGAAGGCGCCGAAGAAGCCGGTGGCGTCCTTGTTGGCCAGGAGCCCCGAGATCAGCGCCACGGGACGGCCGTCACGCGCCGCCAGGTCGGCGAGGGCGCGGGAGACGGCCAGGCCCGCATGCGGATTGTGGCCGCCGTCCAGCCAGAGGTCCGCCCCCGCCGCCTTGGCGCGCTCGGCCAGAGGACCGGCGGTCAGGCGCTGGAAACGGGCCGGCCAGACGGTGGATTCCAGCCCGCGCGCCATCGCCGCCTCGTCGATCCGCGAATCGCCCAGGGCCAGCAGGGCGGCGACCGCCAGGCCGGCGTTGGCGAACTGGTGCTCGCCGGGCAGCGCCGGGGCGGGCAGGTCCAGGAGGCGGTCCTGCATCTGGACCAGCAGACGGCCGCGCTCGCCCCAGGCGTCGAAGTCGCGGCCCATCAGCGTCAGCGAAACCCCGGCGCGATCAGCGGCGGCCTCGATGACCGGCTCGGCCTCCTCGTGCTGACGGGCGGAGACGGCGGGCGCGCCCGGCTTGATGATTCCCGCCTTCTCGCCGGCGATCTGGCCGATCGTGTCGCCGAGGAACTCGCGGTGATCCAGATCGACCGGCGCGATCACGCTGACCTTGGGCGTCACGACATTCGTCGCATCGAGGATTCCGCCGAGACCCACCTCGATGACGCACAGATCGGCCGGAACCTCGGCGAAGGCGACGAAGGCGGCGGCCGTGGTGATCTCGAAGAAGGTGATCGGCTGACCGGCGTTGGCCCGCTCGACGCGGTCCAGCACCTCGGCCAGATGGTCGTCGGTGATGAGGGTTCCCGCCAGGCGGATGCGTTCGGAAAAGCGCACCAGATGCGGCGAGGTGAAGACATGGACGCTCAAGCCCGCCGCCTCGGCCATGGCCCGCAGGAACGCCACCGTCGAGCCCTTGCCGTTGGTGCCGGCCACGTGGATCACAGGCGGTAGGCGGCCTTGCGGGTCGCCCAGCGCGGCGCATAGTCGCCGCATCCGGTCCAGCGACAGGTCGATCAGCTTGGGATGCAGCGCCTGAAGCCGCGCGAGGGCGGCGTCGTGGGCGCGGAGGTGGTCGGTCATGCTCGTCTCCCTCCTCACCCGCCTAGAGCGTGACGCCGAAAGTGGGAACCGGTTTCGGCGCTAGTCACGCTCTAAGTGTTTGATTTAGAGCCTCGTTGTCGCGTCAAAACGATTCCGTTTTGACG
Proteins encoded:
- a CDS encoding bifunctional folylpolyglutamate synthase/dihydrofolate synthase — its product is MTDHLRAHDAALARLQALHPKLIDLSLDRMRRLCAALGDPQGRLPPVIHVAGTNGKGSTVAFLRAMAEAAGLSVHVFTSPHLVRFSERIRLAGTLITDDHLAEVLDRVERANAGQPITFFEITTAAAFVAFAEVPADLCVIEVGLGGILDATNVVTPKVSVIAPVDLDHREFLGDTIGQIAGEKAGIIKPGAPAVSARQHEEAEPVIEAAADRAGVSLTLMGRDFDAWGERGRLLVQMQDRLLDLPAPALPGEHQFANAGLAVAALLALGDSRIDEAAMARGLESTVWPARFQRLTAGPLAERAKAAGADLWLDGGHNPHAGLAVSRALADLAARDGRPVALISGLLANKDATGFFGAFRGVATKVFTVTFEGHAAASAADTAAAAELAGLRARACDSVAEALDHALELEPTPHVLICGSLYLAGEVLAMSPETWPT
- the trxA gene encoding thioredoxin, whose protein sequence is MSTVAVTDATFEADVLKSSKPVLVDFWAEWCGPCKQIAPALEQLSEELADVVTIAKVNIEDSPTTPSRYGVRGIPTMMLFRDGQMTSMKVGAMPKQKILEWLNEAGVQQPA